In Chloroflexota bacterium, the genomic stretch CTCCCCTTCCCAGAGCCAACCGGCGCTGATGCCGATCCCCTGGAATCCGGCCTGTCCTGTGTCACCGCCCTGCAGGCCCAGGGTGATGGTCGGGGGAGGCCCGGTTGGCGGGAGCAGGATGGCTGTCCCCTGGGGACGATCCCGATCGACGCCCAGGCGGAGGGCGTTCTCCCCGGTGATGATGCCGGTTGCGGTCTCCGCGCTGACCGTGATGGTGGTCTCGGCGGCCAGGGAGGCGAGATCGACCGTCGCGTTCCAGCCGTCGGCGGGATCATTGTCCTCCCCGATCATCCGTCCATCCGCCCAGAAGACCACCCGGGTGATGACCTCGGAAGGGGTCGCGTTCGCGCTCAGCCGGACGCCGCTTCCATTGTAAAACCATCCACTCCAGGGGGCGGTCACGCCCAGGAGGACCGGGGCGTGTATCCCGGCGTTCCGGATCTCGACGCCCGTGTAGTAGTGGGCCAGGATCTGGAGCGCGTCCCAGCCGTATTGCGTCGCCCAGCGGTAGGCGCCCCATTGGCTGAGCCCATGGCCGTGGCCGCGCCTGGTGTACCCCAGGCTGACGGGATCGGGCACGGCGCTCAGATAGGGTGGCCCGCCGCTCACCGTCGGGTGGCCGTTATCGGCGCTGTACTGGGCGAGGATCGGGCGGCCCGCGTAGGCCAGGTATTGCCCTCGGGTGGCGGCGACGGCCGCGTCGCTGGCTGGATAGGTGGCGTCGCACATGACCTGGAAGTCGGTCCAATCCGTCACGTCGAAATCCGCCCGCCCGCGCAGCACCTGATACCAGGCGTATGTGCGGGCCGCGATGGCCTGGGCGCGCAGGACGGCCTGGGGCCAGGACGCGGGGACCTCGGCGGGGACCACGCGGCGCACGTATTCCTCGAAGGGGATCTCGTCGACGGACCAGACGGGGCGGTTCCGGCAGTGATTGTCCGGGTGATGGAGGACGCGAATGGTCTCCGGCGGGGTGTAAATCGATGAGGCCGCCAGAGGCCGGCCGGAGGGCTCGGCGGTGGTGTGGGCGGGCAGGCGAGCGATCCGCTGGGCATTTGGCTCTCCCAGCCGGTAGAGCCAGACGGCGTCACCGTTCAGGTACGCGATGGCGCGGCCGTCGGGGGACCAGCGCGGCGCGTGGGCTCCATCGCCGTCGATCCGGCGGATGGGAGTCCCCTCGCCATCGGCCAGCCACAGCTCGGATTGCCCCATCGTCTCACTTCCGGACGGCGCCCGTTCGACGACGAGCCATCGCCCGTCCGGCGAGGGACGCGGTCGCCCCAGGATCCAGCCGGAGCCGCCCAGCGAGCGGGCTAGGCGATCCGGAATCGGGCTGGCATTGGTCGCTGGGAGTGGGGCCGGATCGTCCCGAGGGAGGGTGGCGGACGGGCGCAGAGTGCCATCCAACCGGACGTATAGGTGCCTTTGAGGCGAGGCGAGGATGATGGCGTCGCCGTCGGCTGTCCACCCGAGCAGGGTCACAGGGCCTGCGATCGCCTCCCCTTGTGCGTGGGCGAGGGAGAGGAGCAACAGGGAGAGGGAGAGAGGGATCAGGGTTGCGATCAGCCAGCGGGTCGTGCGTCCCCAATGCATACGCGCCTCCGGCCTTCAATATGCCCGGGATGGGGGCTTCGGTCAAGGGGACCGTGGGGGCAGCGGCGTATCACGTGTCGTGGATGGCGCGTGTCCTCCTCCGCACGATCAGACGCATGCCCTCCCGGCCGATCACCTCGACCTCCTCGCCCTGGTCGATGGGGCCGTCCTCCGCGATCGCCTGCCACAGCTCGCCCTGCAGGAAGACCGTGCCGATCGGATCCAGCTTGCTGCGCGCCTGGGCCCGGTGGCCGATCAGCCCTTCGAAGCCGGTGGTAGGCCGCCGCCGTTGTGCTCCTATGGCCTTGGCCACCACGAAGGCGAAGAAGGCGGAGGTGGCCAGGGAGAGGGTGAGGATCGTGGGCCAGGGGACCTCCACGTCGGGCACGTTGAACAGGATGGCGGCGCCGAGCACAAAGGAGGCAATTCCTGCGACGGTTAGGATGCCGTGGGTGGGAGCTTTGATGTCCAGCAGGAACAGCACGAAGGCGAGCACGATGAAGCCCAGGCCGGTCCAGTTGGCGTCCAGCGCCCCCAGCGCGTAGAAGGCCAGCAGCAGGGCGACGGCGCCCGCGATGCCGGCGACGTATCCGCCCGGGCTTGACAGCTCGAACAGGATGGCGTTCAGCCCCAGGGTAAGCAGGATGGCGGCGATGGCCGGATTGGTGATGGTGTTGAGGAAGTTCTCCAGCGCGCCCAGGGGGATGTGGTGGACCTGCGCGTTGGCCGTGTGAAGGGTCACCTCCCGGCCGTTCACGTCCACCACCCGGCCGTCCAGCTGGCGCAGCAGATCATCTAGGTTGGTGGCGATCACATCGATCACGCCCAGCTCCAGGGCCTCGTCGGCGGTGGCCACGGCGGCCTCCTCCACGGCACGGATCGCCCATTCCGTCGCCCTCTCGCCGCGGCGTTTCGTCATGTTCTCGATGTCGGCGACCAGGTCTTGCGTGATCTTGCGTTGGATCGTCTCGCCCAGGTCCTGGCCCTCGGATCCCACCGGGCTGGCCGCGCCGATGCGCGTGCCGGGGGCCATGGCGGCGATATGGGCTGCCAACGTGATGAAGGTGCCCGCCGAGCCGGCGTGGGCACCCTTGGGGGTCACGTACACGACGATGGGGATGTTCGCGTTGCGCATGCGCCGGGTGATCTTGCCCGTCAGATCGACGGAGCCGCCGGGCGTGTCCAGCTGCAGGATCAGCGCCGTCGCGCCGTCCCGCTCCGCCTGCGCGATGCCGCGCTCGACGTAGCTCACCAGCACCGGCGTGACCGGCCCCTTGAAAGTCAGCACGTCCACATGGGGGACGCCCTGGCCCGCGACGTTTACCGTTGAGAAGAGCCAGAGCAGTAGGGCCAGCCAGTAGCCGATCCCCAGCCGTCGTTCAAGCCGTCTCATGGATCACCTCTATCCGTTCGTATCCGCTCGACATTTCCATTATATGTCATGAGGGGATCAGCGCACAAGTCCCACGGCGTCTCGGCGGTGTATCCAGGGAGCTTGGGTCGGTGACCTCCGGCCCCGCGGGGCAGGTGAGGGGCTGAAAATAGAGTTCCCCGGAGGGGCGATCGTCCATCCGAGCCACCCCAGAGATGCGGGGCCACGTTCCCGTATCGCTTGACTTGATATCAATGCCCTGCCGTTCGGACCGCCCATACTACTACCATACTACTAGATGTTGGGTGGAATTATGAATCGGGTTGCGTATATAGTGGTTTGAAGAAAGGGGGCGAGTCTCGGGGGGACGCATCGCGAGGGCTCAATTTTGCCTTCGCGGGGATTATGACGTATACTTGGACGGAGGAAAGCACTTTACAGGCAGCCGTGCCGAGGCTCTCAAGCCGAGGCGGAAGGGCTCGACCCTGGGATTTCTGCCCATCACCGCCGTGCCCCTGTTGCCTCTTTGGGAGAACGGCCAAGGGATCCGCCGGCGTTGGTCCGTGGGAACGATGACCAACGCCCTTTTGACGCGAGCAGGAGCCGTTTTTGACAAGAAATTCCCCTTATGTTAGAATCGTATATTACGATACAGAACATGTCACAGATTCGCTTTATCCTTGTATAGTCGCGTGAGGACCTTTCCTGCACCATGGACATAACCCATTCGTTTGGAGTGGGTTTTTTTGCGCGCAGAAGGAGTGGGTGGAAAGATGATGAACCGGACGAACGAGAATCTTCTTCCGCAGTATAAGTCGTACGCCAGATTGCCTGACGTATTGGATTTACCCCGGTTGATCGAGGTCCAGCTGGAATCCTTCCGATGGTTCCAGAGTGAGGGATTGCGTGAGCTGTTCGACGAGATCAGTCCGATCGTCAGCTTCAATCGGAACCTGGAGCTGCATTTTGGCGAGTTCTGGTTCGCGGAGCCCAAGTACACGGAGCAGGAGTGTCGTGATCGGGATATGACGTATTCGGCTCCGCTGTGGGTGAAGGCGAAGCTCATCAACAAGGAGACTGGTGAGATCACCGAGCAGGACGTCTTCATGGGCGATTTCCCGCTCATGACGGACGCGGGCACCTTCATCTATAATGGCGCGGAGCGCGTGGTCGTCAGCCAGTTGATCCGATCCCCGGGCGTGTACTTCACGGTGGAGGAGGATCGGACGACCGGCCGCGATCTCTGTTTTGCCAAGCTGATCCCGGCGCGAGGGGCGTGGCTGGAGTTTGAGACCTCCAAGCGCGATGTCCTGTCCGTGAAGGTGGACCGCAAGCGAAAGCTGCCCGTGACGATCCTGCTGCGGGCGATCGGCTTTGGTACGGATGACGAGATCCGGGAGCTTTTCGCCGAAGTCGACAACATGCCGGAGCATCCGTACATCGAGGCCACGCTGGAGCGCGATCCCACCTCCACGCCGGGGATCGGCGAGGAGGCTTCCAAGCAGGGCGTGGAGGCCGCCCTGTTGGAGTTCTACAAGCGGCTTCGACCGGGGGATCCACCGACCCTGGAGAATGCGCGCAACTTCCTGCAAAACCTGCTGTTCACGCCGCGTCGATATGATCTGGGACGTGTGGGACGTTACAAGCTGAATCGTCGCCTGGGGCTGGCCGTGCCGCAGACCCAGCGCACCCTGACCAAGGAGGATCTGGTCAAGGTCGTCGAGGTCATGATCCAGATCAACAACGGCGTGGACTCGGGGGATGATATCGATCACCTGGGCAATCGCCGCGTGAAGACCGTCGGCGAGCTGATCCAGAACCAGCTGCGGATCGGGTTGCTGCGCATGGAGCGCGTGGTGCGCGAGCGCATGTCCATTCGCGATCCGGAGCAGCTGAGCCCGCTGTCCCTCATCAATATCCGGCCGGTGGTGGCAGCCGTGCGCGAGTTCTTCGGCGGCTCTCAGCTCAGCCAGTTCATGGATCAGACCAATCCGCTGGCTGAGTTGACCCACAAGCGGCGCCTCAGCGCGCTGGGGCCGGGCGGGCTGAGGCGTGAGCGCGCCGGCTTCGATGTGCGAGACGTCCACCATAGCCACTACGGCCGCATCTGTCCCATCGAGACCCCGGAAGGTCCCAACATCGGGTTGATCGGCTCGCTGGCTACCTACGCCCGCGTGAACGAGTTCGGCTTCATTGAGACGCCCTATCGCCGTGTGCTCAGCGAGGTTCCCAACGAGCCCTCCCGGCTGGTCAACCGCACTTTGCGTGAGGACGTCGTCGACCCGGACACCGGCGAGGTCGTGGCCGAGGCGGGCACCATCGTGGACGAGGCGCTGGCCGAGCGCATCGCCGCGTTGCGGGACCAGTTGCCCATGATCAAGGTGCGGCCGTTTGCGACCAACGAGATCGTGTACCTCACCGCGGATGAGGAGGAGCGTCACTCCATCGCCCAGGCCAGCACGCCGTTGAACGAGCGGGGCGAGTTCATGAACCCCCGCGTGTCCGTCCGCCGCAGCGATCGGTTCCTCTTCGAGTCGCCGGAGCGGGTGGATTACATGGACGTGTCCCCCAAGCAGATCGTCTCCGTGTCGGCCGCGTTGATCCCCTTCCTGGAGCATGATGACGCCAACCGGGCGTTGATGGGGTCGAACATGCAGCGCCAGGCGGTGCCCCTGCTGCGTCCGGAGGTGCCGCTGGTGGGCACCGGCATGGAGCGCCAGGCCGCGCTGGATTCCGGACAGGTGGTGACGGCCAAGAACCCCGGTGAGGTGGTCAGCGTCACCTCCAGCGAGATCGTGATCCTGGAGGAGGATGGCACCCGCCGGACGTACTCGTTGCGCAAGTTCAACCGCTCGAACCAGTCCACCTGTATCGACGAACGGCCGGCCGTGGTCAAGGGGCAGTGGGTAGAGGCCGGCGATGTGTTGGCCGACTCCAGCTCGACCGAGGCGGGGCGGTTGGCTCTGGGACAGAACGTGTTGTGCGCCTTCATGAGCTGGGAGGGCGGCAATTACGAGGATGCCATCCTGATCTCCGAGCGATTGGTGCGAGAGGATAAATTCTCCTCGATTCACATTGAGAAGCACGAGGTGGAGGCCCGGGATACCAAGTTGGGCCCCGAGGAGATCACCCGGGATATCCCCAACGTGGGGGAGGATGCGCTGCGGAACCTGGACGAGGAGGGGATCATCCGCATCGGCGCGACGGTGGGCCCGGGCGACATCCTGGTCGGGAAGATCACACCCAAGGGCGAGACGGAGCTGAGCCCCGAGGAGAAGCTGCTCCGAGCCATCTTCGGCGAGAAGGCGCGTGAGGTGAAGGATTCCTCCCTGCGCCTGCCGCACGGTGAGCATGGCAAGGTGGTGGACGTCAAGGTGTTCTCCCGGGATGAGTACCGGGATATGCCCGCGGGCGTGGAGAAGATGGTGCGCGTGTCGGTGGCCCAGCGACGTAAGCTCAGCGCGGGCGATAAGATGGCCGGTCGCCATGGCAATAAGGGCGTGATCTCCAAGATCGTGCCCATTGAGGATATGCCCTTCCTGGAGGACGGCACGCCGGTAGATATCATCCTGAACCCGTTGGGCGTGCCCGCCCGTATGAACATCGGTCAGGTGCTGGAGACACATCTGGGGTGGGCGGCCGAGCGCCTGGGCTTCCACGTGATCACGCCGGTGTTTGATGGCGCCAAGGAGGATGAGATCGAGGCCGAGCTGGCGCGGGCCTGGCTGATCGACAAGGCGTGGCAGGAGATCACCGACCGGGCCTGGATGCGTGTGAAGGAGCTGGAGCTGCCCGAGGACTACCTGCGGGACGACGAGGAGGCGCGCATCCTCTATATCCTGGAGTGGCTGTCCGATCGCTCCGAGTATGATTTGGAGCGCATCCGCCAGGATCGAGTGTACGCCCGTCGTGTGGTGTTGCGGGAGTGGCTCCGGGAGCGGGGCTACGATCCCGATGCTGTGCTGTCCTTTGAGGATGATCCCCGGCCGGCCGAGGAGCGGCGGCAGGTGGACGAGCGCGCCCGCCTGGTCTGTTGGCGGGAGTGGTTGCAGCACCACGGCGTGGACGCCTCGCAGGTGCCCGATGAGGAGCTGCGGGAGTTCGCCGAGAAGACCAGCCAGGAGATCGGCTGGCCGCTGCCGACCACGGGCAAGCAGAAGCTGTACGACGGCAAGACGGGCGATCCCTTCGATCAGCCTGTGACCGTGGGGATCATCACGATGATGAAGCTGGCTCACCTGGTGGAGGACAAGGTGCATGCCCGCTCGACGGGCCCCTACAGCCTGGTCACGCAGCAGCCTCTGGGCGGCAAGGCCCAATTCGGCGGCCAGCGCTTTGGCGAGATGGAGGTGTGGGCGCTGGAGGCGTACGGAGCGGCCTACACCCTTCAGGAGATGTTGACCGTGAAGTCGGACGACGTCGCCGGCCGCGTGAAGACGTACGAGGCCATCGTCAAGGGCGAGCCCATCAGCCCGCCGGGCATCCCGGAGTCGTTCCGGGTCCTGGTGAAGGAGCTGCAGTCGCTGGGCCTGGCCGTAGAGGTGATCAACGAGCAGAAAGAGGTGGTCCAGTTCGGTCGGGAGGATGTGGAAGAGCGCCTGCCCAAGTTGGGCTTTAGCCTGAGTGTACCCGGCCCTATGGCGGGATACGAGTGATCTGAGATGCCCCGCCCGGTTATCCAGCCGGGCGGGCGTCGGCGTGTTCACGAGTTCTCTGTGTGGTGGCCGTTGACTTTGGATGGAAGCAGGTGTGCTTTGCATCGCGGTGGGTTTGCTCATCGGGCGTGGATGAGCCTGTATAGGCCGGACGCCCGGGCCGAAGCGATGGAAGCGCAAGGGGGTAGAAACGGTGAAGGTTAACGATTTCAACGCCATTCGGATTTCGCTCGCCTCTCCCGAACAGATTCGGGAGTGGTCTCACGGTGAGGTATTGAAGCCGGAGACCATCAATTACCGGACTTTGCGGCCGGAGCGAGATGGCCTGTTCTGCGAGCGTATTTTTGGGCCGACGAAGGACTGGGAATGCTATTGCGGAAAGTACAAGCGAGTTCGCTATAAGGGGATCGTTTGCGAGAAGTGCGGTGTGGAGGTGGCGCCCTCGCGCGTGCGTCGTGAGCGCATGGGGCACATCAATCTGGCCTCGCCGGTGGCGCATATTTGGTACGTGAAGGGCGTGCCCAGCCGGCTGGGGCTGTTGTTGAACATATCCCCTCGCAACCTGGAGCGCGTGCTCTACTTCGCCCAGTACATCATCACCCGGGTCGACGAGGAGGCTCGCCGGCGCACGTTGCAGCGGCACGAGCGGGAGCTGGCCGTGCGGATCGCTCGCGTGGAGGGCGAGGCCAGCGTGCAGATTGAGCAGATCGAGACCCGCCGGGATGAGCTGTTGGCCGCGCTGGACGAGGAGGAGTCCTCGAAGCTGCGCGAG encodes the following:
- a CDS encoding SpoIID/LytB domain-containing protein — encoded protein: MHWGRTTRWLIATLIPLSLSLLLLSLAHAQGEAIAGPVTLLGWTADGDAIILASPQRHLYVRLDGTLRPSATLPRDDPAPLPATNASPIPDRLARSLGGSGWILGRPRPSPDGRWLVVERAPSGSETMGQSELWLADGEGTPIRRIDGDGAHAPRWSPDGRAIAYLNGDAVWLYRLGEPNAQRIARLPAHTTAEPSGRPLAASSIYTPPETIRVLHHPDNHCRNRPVWSVDEIPFEEYVRRVVPAEVPASWPQAVLRAQAIAARTYAWYQVLRGRADFDVTDWTDFQVMCDATYPASDAAVAATRGQYLAYAGRPILAQYSADNGHPTVSGGPPYLSAVPDPVSLGYTRRGHGHGLSQWGAYRWATQYGWDALQILAHYYTGVEIRNAGIHAPVLLGVTAPWSGWFYNGSGVRLSANATPSEVITRVVFWADGRMIGEDNDPADGWNATVDLASLAAETTITVSAETATGIITGENALRLGVDRDRPQGTAILLPPTGPPPTITLGLQGGDTGQAGFQGIGISAGWLWEGETFEGAPGGPITDTEASAGRARWVAAGARNGVWTSPPIRSLPVGRIYRALFRLRSGAPLTPATVAQLEVTANAGARLLGLAEVRGIHLQEPDRYQDVPVDFWYDQPSPDGLRFLVRFTGASDLALDRVLVIGYPTLEPPQGEWPLPDGARAGRLTVVASDRAGNASDPRPVSLSFEEMPGPGSWEGTGPNYWITDTTSPNVRITVRARGGFEPAGSACRASEDQGITWGAWMTATADAAAGAITPVTLTCRPMYPREGEGLWVQFRAEDVHGRTGESPPLPVKVDTRPPTVTLQIDGEIGDNGWFMGPVTVTLNVTDAASGVRAVTWRLDDQPWQEWSTPIVVDQPGILSLQVRALDIAGLETRKTLALSIDLEPPRAALLLPHRTTEARFPVHWRGADDASGIASYDVQVRQEGAETWQDWLVSTTERTEQFAGLPRTTYEFRVRARDLAGRVGAWSPPAQITVAARRTYLPTMFRSPAAAE
- a CDS encoding nodulation protein NfeD codes for the protein MRRLERRLGIGYWLALLLWLFSTVNVAGQGVPHVDVLTFKGPVTPVLVSYVERGIAQAERDGATALILQLDTPGGSVDLTGKITRRMRNANIPIVVYVTPKGAHAGSAGTFITLAAHIAAMAPGTRIGAASPVGSEGQDLGETIQRKITQDLVADIENMTKRRGERATEWAIRAVEEAAVATADEALELGVIDVIATNLDDLLRQLDGRVVDVNGREVTLHTANAQVHHIPLGALENFLNTITNPAIAAILLTLGLNAILFELSSPGGYVAGIAGAVALLLAFYALGALDANWTGLGFIVLAFVLFLLDIKAPTHGILTVAGIASFVLGAAILFNVPDVEVPWPTILTLSLATSAFFAFVVAKAIGAQRRRPTTGFEGLIGHRAQARSKLDPIGTVFLQGELWQAIAEDGPIDQGEEVEVIGREGMRLIVRRRTRAIHDT
- a CDS encoding DNA-directed RNA polymerase subunit beta, with amino-acid sequence MMNRTNENLLPQYKSYARLPDVLDLPRLIEVQLESFRWFQSEGLRELFDEISPIVSFNRNLELHFGEFWFAEPKYTEQECRDRDMTYSAPLWVKAKLINKETGEITEQDVFMGDFPLMTDAGTFIYNGAERVVVSQLIRSPGVYFTVEEDRTTGRDLCFAKLIPARGAWLEFETSKRDVLSVKVDRKRKLPVTILLRAIGFGTDDEIRELFAEVDNMPEHPYIEATLERDPTSTPGIGEEASKQGVEAALLEFYKRLRPGDPPTLENARNFLQNLLFTPRRYDLGRVGRYKLNRRLGLAVPQTQRTLTKEDLVKVVEVMIQINNGVDSGDDIDHLGNRRVKTVGELIQNQLRIGLLRMERVVRERMSIRDPEQLSPLSLINIRPVVAAVREFFGGSQLSQFMDQTNPLAELTHKRRLSALGPGGLRRERAGFDVRDVHHSHYGRICPIETPEGPNIGLIGSLATYARVNEFGFIETPYRRVLSEVPNEPSRLVNRTLREDVVDPDTGEVVAEAGTIVDEALAERIAALRDQLPMIKVRPFATNEIVYLTADEEERHSIAQASTPLNERGEFMNPRVSVRRSDRFLFESPERVDYMDVSPKQIVSVSAALIPFLEHDDANRALMGSNMQRQAVPLLRPEVPLVGTGMERQAALDSGQVVTAKNPGEVVSVTSSEIVILEEDGTRRTYSLRKFNRSNQSTCIDERPAVVKGQWVEAGDVLADSSSTEAGRLALGQNVLCAFMSWEGGNYEDAILISERLVREDKFSSIHIEKHEVEARDTKLGPEEITRDIPNVGEDALRNLDEEGIIRIGATVGPGDILVGKITPKGETELSPEEKLLRAIFGEKAREVKDSSLRLPHGEHGKVVDVKVFSRDEYRDMPAGVEKMVRVSVAQRRKLSAGDKMAGRHGNKGVISKIVPIEDMPFLEDGTPVDIILNPLGVPARMNIGQVLETHLGWAAERLGFHVITPVFDGAKEDEIEAELARAWLIDKAWQEITDRAWMRVKELELPEDYLRDDEEARILYILEWLSDRSEYDLERIRQDRVYARRVVLREWLRERGYDPDAVLSFEDDPRPAEERRQVDERARLVCWREWLQHHGVDASQVPDEELREFAEKTSQEIGWPLPTTGKQKLYDGKTGDPFDQPVTVGIITMMKLAHLVEDKVHARSTGPYSLVTQQPLGGKAQFGGQRFGEMEVWALEAYGAAYTLQEMLTVKSDDVAGRVKTYEAIVKGEPISPPGIPESFRVLVKELQSLGLAVEVINEQKEVVQFGREDVEERLPKLGFSLSVPGPMAGYE